The proteins below are encoded in one region of Apium graveolens cultivar Ventura chromosome 4, ASM990537v1, whole genome shotgun sequence:
- the LOC141721270 gene encoding transcription factor ILR3: MVSPENTNWLYGLLDDIAVPDANFSVTPPFNWPTQTLNDSSLHVSVETDGSKGNSGVLMEAGSKKRVRSESCSGSSSKACREKMRRDKLNDKFMELGAILEPGRPPKTDKAAILIDAVRMVTQLRTESQKLKDTNSDLQDKIKELKTEKNELREEKQRLKAEKDKLENQLSTINAQPTFLPPPPAIPAAYPHATYAAQAPVAGNKYVPIISYPGVSMWQFMPPASVDTSQDHVLRPPVA, translated from the exons ATGGTGTCACCTGAAAACACCAATTGGCTGTACGGATTGCTGGACGATATTGCAGTTCCCGATGCTAATTTCTCTGTCACACCTCCTTTTAATTGGCCTACACAAACCCTAAACGACTCTTCACTTCATGTCAG TGTGGAAACTGATGGGTCAAAAGGGAACTCGGGTGTTCTTATGGAAGCAGGCTCGAAAAAGCG GGTAAGATCTGAATCATGCAGTGGCTCAAGTAGCAAAGCTTGCAGGGAAAAGATGCGGAGGGATAAGCTTAATGACAA GTTCATGGAATTGGGTGCAATTCTCGAGCCAGGGAGGCCTCCCAAGACAGACAAGGCAGCTATACTTATTGATGCCGTTCGAATGGTAACTCAATTACGTACTGAATCCCAGAAGTTGAAGGATACAAATTCAGATCTCCAGGACAAAATCAAAGAGCTGAAG ACTGAAAAGAATGAACTCCGAGAGGAAAAGCAGAGGCTGAAGGCAGAAAAAGATAAGCTGGAAAACCAGTTAAGTACGATTAATGCACAGCCAACCTTCCTGCCTCCGCCACCCGCTATTCCTGCTGCCTATCCTCACGCAACATATGCTGCACAAGCTCCAGTGGCAGGCAACAAATATGTACCTATAATCAGTTACCCAGGAGTTTCCATGTGGCAGTTTATGCCACCTGCCTCTGTTGACACCTCACAGGATCATGTTCTCCGCCCACCAGTTGCCTGA